The Gemmata palustris genome includes a region encoding these proteins:
- a CDS encoding MFS transporter codes for MDGRLWVALKETTFRSLRHPNYRRYFAGQIVSFVGTWMQSAALMWLMYERTNDPRWPSWLLVAQIGPTLLLGAWGGALADRYPKRQLVSTTQTAFLLNALALTAVVGCGFATPALVLALIALNGVIQAVDFPTRLAFVPDLVPKEDLINAVGLNSLVFNSARAVGPALAGVLFVVAGAVLPYLPDGANAVTLGATTCFALNALSFIAVLRALRGIPEPRAHEKPVASAWAGVGYLRAHPAMGAVVLLTFALCVFGWPIITVLPAYTKLRLGLKEEAYSFLLSSLGAGALGAALMTATFGSVSRRGAFMLMGVAVCAGGMAGLGFADRAWTADGCCAAIGFGMILFLATAQSALQLAVPDEVRGRVMALWAMTLSASAPLGHLIAGHMITEVGVGPVLFGMAAGIGSVAVLLAGILVVRRSPRPTPQPPPSREGEQTRPLV; via the coding sequence ATGGACGGCAGATTGTGGGTCGCGCTGAAGGAAACGACGTTCCGCTCGCTGCGGCACCCGAACTACCGGCGGTACTTCGCGGGGCAGATCGTTTCGTTCGTCGGCACGTGGATGCAGTCGGCCGCACTCATGTGGCTCATGTACGAGCGCACCAACGACCCGCGCTGGCCGTCGTGGTTGCTCGTCGCCCAGATCGGGCCGACGCTCCTACTCGGCGCGTGGGGCGGGGCACTCGCGGACCGGTACCCCAAGCGCCAACTCGTATCCACCACGCAGACCGCCTTTCTCCTGAACGCACTCGCACTCACCGCGGTGGTCGGATGCGGGTTCGCGACGCCGGCCCTCGTACTGGCCCTCATCGCACTCAACGGCGTGATCCAGGCCGTGGACTTCCCCACGCGGCTTGCGTTCGTGCCGGACCTCGTGCCCAAAGAAGACCTCATCAACGCGGTCGGGCTGAACTCACTCGTCTTCAACTCCGCCCGCGCCGTTGGCCCGGCGCTCGCGGGCGTGCTGTTCGTCGTCGCGGGCGCGGTGCTGCCGTACCTGCCCGACGGCGCGAACGCGGTCACCCTCGGCGCGACGACGTGCTTCGCGCTGAACGCGCTGAGTTTTATCGCGGTGCTCCGGGCGCTGCGCGGCATCCCCGAACCCCGGGCACACGAAAAACCCGTCGCGTCCGCGTGGGCCGGCGTGGGTTATCTGCGCGCCCACCCCGCAATGGGCGCGGTCGTGCTGCTCACGTTCGCGCTGTGCGTGTTCGGCTGGCCCATTATCACGGTGCTCCCCGCGTACACGAAACTCCGGCTCGGGCTGAAGGAAGAAGCGTACAGTTTCCTGCTGAGTTCACTCGGCGCGGGCGCTCTCGGGGCCGCACTCATGACCGCCACCTTCGGGAGCGTGTCGCGCCGCGGGGCGTTCATGTTGATGGGCGTTGCGGTGTGCGCCGGGGGGATGGCCGGGTTGGGGTTTGCGGACCGGGCGTGGACCGCGGACGGGTGCTGCGCCGCGATCGGCTTCGGGATGATTCTATTCCTGGCGACGGCACAGTCCGCGCTCCAACTCGCGGTGCCGGACGAGGTGCGCGGGCGCGTGATGGCACTCTGGGCCATGACGTTGAGCGCGAGTGCCCCACTCGGTCACCTGATCGCGGGGCACATGATTACGGAAGTCGGTGTCGGCCCGGTGCTGTTCGGGATGGCCGCGGGAATCGGAAGCGTGGCGGTGCTGCTCGCAGGCATTTTGGTGGTACGACGCTCGCCCCGACCTACCCCCCAACCCCCTCCCTCAAGGGAAGGGGAGCAGACACGGCCTTTGGTCTGA
- the lpdA gene encoding dihydrolipoyl dehydrogenase, translating to MSDVRETQLLVIGGGPGGYPAALHAADHGIKVTLVDEGAKLGGVCLNRGCIPSKALLHTAKIIREAHEMANFGVTFGEPTLDLAKLRDFVQAKVVGKLTGGIGQLTKGRGVDVVKGRAVFTSPNTVEVTGDAPQTIKFQNCIIATGSLPVVPKPWQINDDRVMDSTGALLLPDVPKKFLVIGGGYIGLEIGSVYAALGSKVTVVEALDRILFMADKDLVDPLERKLKAEFEAIYTSTKVMGLEATKDGIVVKLEGAGAPASLTFDRVLISVGRRPNSAGLGLHKAGVNVTEKGFIPIDKQRRTNVPHIFAIGDVGEEPGLAHKATAEARVVVEVIHGEPAEWNPRAIPAVIFTDPEIAWAGITQKEADEKKIPYEALNFPWAASGRAVSIARTEGRTKMLVDPETKRILGVGIVGAGAGEMIAESVLAIEMGAVARDVLESIHPHPTLSETVMESAELAYGAATHVGRPRKATK from the coding sequence ATGTCCGACGTTCGCGAAACGCAGCTCCTCGTCATCGGTGGCGGCCCCGGCGGGTACCCGGCCGCGCTCCACGCCGCCGACCACGGGATCAAGGTCACGCTGGTGGACGAGGGGGCCAAGCTCGGCGGCGTGTGCCTCAACCGGGGGTGCATCCCGAGCAAGGCGCTGCTGCACACCGCGAAGATCATTCGCGAAGCGCACGAGATGGCGAATTTCGGCGTCACGTTCGGCGAGCCGACGCTCGATCTCGCGAAACTGCGCGACTTCGTGCAGGCAAAAGTGGTCGGTAAGCTGACGGGGGGTATCGGCCAGCTCACGAAGGGCCGTGGGGTCGATGTGGTGAAGGGCCGCGCGGTGTTCACGTCGCCCAACACGGTCGAAGTGACCGGCGACGCGCCGCAAACGATCAAGTTCCAGAACTGCATCATCGCGACCGGGTCGCTCCCGGTGGTGCCGAAGCCGTGGCAGATCAACGACGACCGCGTGATGGACAGCACCGGCGCCCTCCTGTTGCCGGACGTGCCGAAGAAGTTCCTCGTGATCGGCGGCGGGTACATCGGGCTGGAAATCGGCAGCGTGTACGCGGCGCTCGGCAGCAAGGTGACGGTGGTGGAGGCGCTCGACCGCATCCTCTTCATGGCCGACAAGGATCTCGTCGACCCGCTCGAACGGAAGCTGAAGGCCGAGTTCGAGGCGATCTACACGAGTACGAAAGTGATGGGGCTGGAAGCCACGAAGGACGGCATCGTCGTGAAGCTCGAAGGCGCGGGGGCGCCGGCGTCGCTGACGTTCGATCGCGTGCTCATCTCCGTCGGGCGCCGGCCGAACTCCGCGGGCCTCGGTCTCCACAAGGCCGGCGTGAACGTGACCGAGAAGGGCTTCATCCCCATCGATAAGCAGCGCCGCACGAACGTCCCGCACATCTTCGCGATCGGCGACGTGGGCGAGGAACCCGGTCTCGCGCACAAGGCCACGGCGGAAGCGCGCGTTGTGGTGGAAGTGATTCACGGAGAACCGGCGGAGTGGAACCCGCGCGCGATCCCGGCCGTGATCTTCACCGACCCCGAAATCGCATGGGCCGGCATTACGCAGAAGGAAGCCGACGAGAAGAAGATCCCCTACGAGGCGCTGAACTTCCCGTGGGCCGCGAGCGGTCGGGCCGTGAGCATCGCGCGCACGGAAGGGCGCACGAAGATGCTCGTCGACCCCGAAACCAAGCGCATTCTGGGAGTGGGGATCGTGGGCGCGGGGGCCGGCGAGATGATCGCGGAGAGCGTTCTGGCGATCGAAATGGGCGCGGTGGCGCGCGACGTGTTGGAGAGCATCCACCCGCACCCGACGTTGAGCGAAACCGTGATGGAGAGCGCCGAACTCGCTTACGGCGCCGCCACGCACGTCGGCCGGCCGCGCAAGGCAACGAAGTAG
- a CDS encoding tyrosine-protein phosphatase, with translation MPPAPAPVRRFSRRRLFKLAGGAVALGFGAEFLRVVAFTNVHTVIPGRVYRTAQLKPEQLQQFIAEKGIRTVVNLRGVCSNMPWYLGECRTTHTANINQEDITLSAKRYPAPVEVKRLIDVFDHTAYPIVMHCHRGADRTGLASTVAKLLMTNEDLATARRQMWLRYGHFPYGRTAVLDEFFDYYAAWLAARNEEHAPDRFRRWVHTDYCPGPYRADLSVIGPKTFPAGRGFSVTVRARNTSIEPWTFTPGGTGGTRLRHTLTDPAGETKHKAHVGHLARVVKPGEHIDLVCGIPPQPAGSYMLHADLLNGQPIELLNTDFVQYGSEPLMTDVVVS, from the coding sequence TTGCCGCCCGCTCCCGCCCCCGTGCGCAGGTTCTCCCGCCGCCGGCTGTTCAAGCTCGCGGGCGGTGCCGTCGCGCTCGGATTCGGTGCGGAATTCCTGCGGGTGGTCGCGTTCACCAACGTTCACACCGTTATTCCCGGCCGGGTGTACCGCACCGCGCAACTCAAGCCGGAACAGCTCCAACAGTTCATTGCCGAAAAGGGCATTCGCACGGTTGTGAACCTGCGCGGCGTGTGCAGCAACATGCCGTGGTACCTCGGCGAGTGCCGCACTACGCACACCGCGAACATCAACCAGGAAGACATCACCCTTTCCGCGAAGCGCTACCCGGCGCCGGTCGAAGTGAAGCGCCTCATCGATGTGTTCGACCACACCGCGTACCCGATCGTGATGCACTGTCATCGCGGGGCGGACCGAACCGGGCTGGCTTCGACCGTGGCGAAGTTGCTCATGACCAATGAGGATCTGGCGACCGCCCGGCGCCAGATGTGGCTCCGGTACGGACACTTCCCTTACGGCCGCACGGCGGTGCTCGACGAGTTCTTCGACTACTACGCGGCGTGGCTCGCGGCGCGCAACGAGGAACACGCCCCGGACCGGTTCCGGCGCTGGGTCCACACCGATTACTGCCCCGGACCCTATCGCGCGGACCTCTCCGTGATCGGCCCGAAGACGTTTCCCGCCGGGCGCGGGTTCAGCGTCACGGTGCGCGCGCGGAACACGTCCATCGAACCGTGGACGTTCACCCCCGGCGGCACGGGCGGTACCCGGTTGCGGCACACGCTCACCGACCCCGCCGGCGAGACGAAACACAAAGCGCACGTCGGGCACCTCGCTCGCGTGGTCAAGCCCGGTGAGCACATCGACCTCGTGTGCGGCATCCCGCCGCAACCGGCCGGGAGCTACATGCTCCACGCGGACCTGCTCAACGGCCAACCGATCGAGCTTCTCAACACCGACTTCGTGCAGTACGGCTCCGAACCGCTCATGACGGACGTGGTTGTTAGCTAG
- a CDS encoding DUF4282 domain-containing protein translates to MPIVPCPHCSKPVSLPTPWTGTAYTCPHCRRVVPTSEVSPPAPPPPPARVSAPRASVPPPPPLPLPPPPPPAPEPEEDFDIDPVPRRRRRRSTSPLIDFITFRLMITPVLIQIMFWFGVLVCIGQGLSLIAASFAVASTDIIPFDERVTRVPGGGDRPNIKETAKRTFSFGMFAFGVGIIVMGPLFVRLYCELLIIIFKIHDELKTSNDRQRYRT, encoded by the coding sequence ATGCCCATTGTCCCTTGCCCGCACTGCTCCAAACCGGTGTCGCTCCCCACTCCGTGGACCGGGACCGCGTACACGTGCCCGCACTGTCGGCGCGTGGTCCCCACGAGCGAAGTCTCCCCGCCCGCGCCCCCGCCTCCGCCGGCGCGAGTTTCGGCACCGCGGGCCTCGGTACCTCCCCCGCCGCCGCTCCCTCTGCCTCCTCCGCCCCCGCCAGCACCGGAGCCGGAAGAGGATTTCGACATTGACCCGGTCCCGCGGCGCCGCCGGCGCCGATCAACTAGCCCCCTTATCGACTTCATCACGTTCCGGTTGATGATTACGCCCGTTCTCATCCAGATCATGTTCTGGTTCGGGGTGCTGGTGTGTATCGGACAGGGGCTCAGTTTGATCGCTGCGAGTTTCGCCGTAGCTAGCACGGACATCATCCCGTTCGACGAGCGCGTAACTCGCGTCCCGGGTGGGGGAGATCGACCGAATATCAAGGAGACGGCCAAGAGGACGTTCTCTTTTGGAATGTTCGCGTTCGGCGTGGGCATCATAGTCATGGGGCCGCTCTTCGTTCGCCTCTACTGCGAACTGCTCATCATCATCTTCAAGATTCACGACGAGTTGAAAACCTCGAACGACCGGCAGCGGTACCGCACCTGA